A portion of the Hymenobacter yonginensis genome contains these proteins:
- a CDS encoding helix-turn-helix domain-containing protein: protein MYFAKNLRFLRRRAELSQSELADQLATDYNTISRYENGKSTPKLEALTKLSQVFHVSLDALRNQDLSQSPGPVLESGRVQPGGRREGEVPAKPAKYPLLVSVELDGTATSLERAVARLTAINEVVAGTT, encoded by the coding sequence ATGTATTTTGCTAAAAACTTGCGCTTTTTACGGCGTCGAGCCGAACTCTCCCAATCTGAGCTGGCCGACCAACTCGCCACCGACTACAACACGATTAGCCGCTATGAGAACGGCAAATCAACCCCCAAACTCGAAGCACTCACCAAACTGAGCCAGGTCTTTCACGTCAGCCTCGACGCGCTGCGCAACCAAGACCTGAGCCAGTCACCGGGGCCCGTGCTGGAGTCGGGCCGGGTGCAGCCCGGGGGCCGGCGGGAAGGAGAAGTCCCCGCCAAACCCGCTAAGTACCCGTTGCTAGTGTCGGTGGAGTTGGATGGCACCGCCACCAGCCTGGAACGCGCCGTCGCGCGGCTGACGGCGATTAACGAAGTCGTTGCTGGCACGACTTAA
- a CDS encoding relaxase/mobilization nuclease domain-containing protein, whose product MVSKTKMGSSFAGAVKYQFTGYQDAPTDKKCEVLFTQGIRDSSQENMIADFKRGSSRNLDLGLPVWHTSLGFNPADAEKLDSTKMLEVGLAWAKGMGLDKTQLLIVRHHDREDNQHLHLLASRVNFDGRTIKDGNVRMRSKELNATIEKQFGLTTSVKSSQPELQHPERVSGPDREKAEIRQALGYAERGAATLSELWTGLKERDADVEVRERRDAKGTLVGVSFSKNGRVFTGSEIGRAWSSKAIEEKLEMNREDRAAAEQQTRAASAGAKVSVPVAPPIAPKGMGPVEEAKQNPVSVPAFSQASPTPAEARGLAPTEASESAAPTTTDALVPDAGLLREQIPTAENAGKANDPARADEHGLSSPAAAPPTEFEAAPAAHVHSTSSFEEKLARWEAQQLADAEDERLAVLYYDWLQLQKQVQQQVAAATHEALSTGEGFSTLLDRQGLALLPATDDAPICVQHRASGESFSAEEVPLPSSLLTPASQASVQYGVVQMGNTDLQKAPDRLAKVREHLLEVGLTVGFIEPATAHKPAQLNWAFNPLQPEIDLTLVMAKLDAVQASRNAWILEAPHAWHPSPGKAYGRAEPQLYWDNRAGQFNEARLELHTVDQRSAGRVDRVRQAMSKRGVGLGPVQTDAQGRLSFTFRYHTLAPKIDDIDTLLIQVRNSGFDLQESEQQQRARAQGIPVVAARDAGMEYSR is encoded by the coding sequence ATGGTAAGTAAAACCAAGATGGGTAGCAGCTTTGCGGGAGCCGTCAAGTACCAGTTTACAGGCTACCAGGATGCCCCGACCGACAAGAAATGCGAAGTGCTTTTCACCCAAGGTATCCGCGACTCTAGTCAGGAGAATATGATAGCCGATTTCAAACGGGGGAGTTCTCGTAACCTGGACCTGGGCCTACCAGTCTGGCACACTAGCCTGGGCTTTAATCCGGCGGATGCGGAAAAATTAGACTCGACGAAAATGCTGGAAGTAGGCTTGGCGTGGGCGAAGGGAATGGGGCTGGACAAGACGCAACTGCTCATCGTGCGCCACCATGACCGCGAGGATAATCAGCACCTGCACCTCTTGGCGAGCCGCGTGAATTTTGACGGCAGAACGATTAAGGACGGCAACGTACGGATGCGTTCCAAGGAATTGAACGCTACCATCGAGAAACAATTCGGGTTAACCACTTCCGTCAAAAGTAGTCAACCTGAATTGCAACACCCGGAGCGCGTGAGCGGACCGGATCGGGAAAAAGCCGAAATCCGCCAAGCCCTCGGCTACGCGGAACGGGGTGCGGCCACCCTGTCGGAGTTGTGGACTGGGCTCAAGGAGCGTGATGCGGACGTCGAGGTACGCGAGCGTCGAGACGCAAAAGGGACCTTGGTGGGTGTCAGCTTTTCCAAGAACGGGCGTGTTTTCACCGGTTCGGAAATCGGGCGGGCCTGGAGCAGCAAGGCCATTGAAGAGAAATTGGAAATGAACCGCGAGGACCGGGCGGCTGCCGAGCAGCAAACGCGCGCGGCCAGCGCCGGAGCTAAGGTATCGGTGCCGGTCGCGCCACCAATTGCTCCTAAAGGGATGGGCCCGGTAGAGGAAGCGAAGCAAAATCCGGTCTCTGTGCCCGCATTCAGCCAGGCAAGTCCGACCCCCGCCGAGGCGCGGGGACTGGCACCAACTGAGGCTTCGGAATCGGCTGCGCCAACCACAACGGATGCCCTCGTGCCAGACGCTGGACTGCTGCGGGAACAGATTCCTACGGCTGAGAACGCAGGTAAAGCAAACGATCCGGCACGAGCAGATGAACATGGGCTGTCGTCACCTGCTGCCGCCCCACCCACCGAATTCGAGGCCGCCCCGGCTGCTCATGTACATTCTACATCGAGCTTTGAAGAGAAATTAGCCCGCTGGGAAGCCCAGCAACTGGCGGATGCCGAGGACGAACGACTGGCAGTACTGTACTACGACTGGCTGCAACTCCAGAAGCAAGTGCAGCAGCAGGTGGCGGCCGCGACGCACGAGGCGTTGTCCACTGGTGAGGGCTTCTCCACCCTGCTGGACCGGCAAGGGTTGGCGCTGCTCCCGGCCACCGACGACGCGCCCATCTGCGTGCAGCACCGGGCCAGCGGGGAGTCCTTCTCGGCTGAGGAAGTCCCCCTTCCCTCATCACTGCTGACCCCAGCTAGTCAAGCGTCAGTTCAGTATGGGGTAGTACAGATGGGCAATACAGATCTGCAAAAAGCGCCGGATCGACTGGCGAAGGTGCGCGAGCACCTGCTGGAGGTGGGGCTGACTGTCGGGTTTATCGAGCCGGCAACGGCTCACAAGCCTGCCCAACTGAACTGGGCCTTCAACCCGCTCCAGCCGGAAATAGATCTGACTTTGGTTATGGCAAAGCTTGACGCCGTGCAGGCTTCGCGCAACGCGTGGATACTGGAGGCTCCCCACGCGTGGCACCCAAGTCCCGGAAAAGCATACGGCCGCGCTGAGCCCCAGCTCTACTGGGATAACCGGGCAGGACAATTCAATGAGGCACGTCTGGAACTACATACAGTGGACCAACGCTCGGCCGGCCGGGTTGACCGAGTACGGCAGGCTATGAGCAAGCGGGGGGTGGGACTGGGTCCGGTGCAGACAGATGCGCAGGGTCGCCTGAGCTTTACGTTTCGCTACCATACCCTGGCGCCAAAAATCGATGACATCGATACGCTGCTAATCCAGGTGCGTAATTCCGGGTTCGACCTGCAAGAGAGCGAGCAGCAGCAACGGGCCCGCGCTCAAGGGATACCAGTCGTAGCTGCACGGGACGCGGGTATGGAGTATTCCCGATAG